In Polyangiaceae bacterium, the genomic window GGCCTTGCTCGCCGCTCTGACGGCGTCTCTGGCGTTCGGCTGCAAGCCGGAGATCGGCGACGAGTGCTCGGTGTCCACGGACTGCTCCAACGTCGGTGACCGTCTCTGCGACACCACGCAGCCGGGCGGCTACTGCACCATCTTCAACTGCGAGCCCGGCACCTGCCCCGAGGAGGCCATCTGCGTCGCGTTCTACACCTCCGACAGCTTGGTCTGCCAGGACCCGCAGGAAGAAGATCGCCTCCAGCGCACGTTCTGTCTGCGCAGCTGCGGCGGCAACGGTGACTGCCGTTCCGGCTACGCTTGCGAAGACCTGAGCGCCAAGGACAACCCCTGGGGAGCGGAGGTGGTGGAGTGGGGCTCACCGAGCGGCAAGGTGTGCGTCGTGCCCTACTCGGGGACTCCGCTGCCCGAGAATCCCAACACCGAGGTCTGCACCGGCACCGACGCGGGCTTCGACGTGAAGCCCTGGCAGCCGGACGCGGGCGCGCCGGAGGACGCGGGGAGCGACGCGCCCGCTGACGCCAGCGAGGGCGGCAGCGACGCGGGCGATGGCGGCGCCGACGGCGCCAGCGACGGCGGAGCGGGCGACGCCGCCGACGCCGGGACCGACGCCTCCACCGACGCATGACCGAGCGCTCGGGCGGGAAGCTCCACGACGCGTTCGTGGCGGCGTTCCGGCTCGGAGCCACGGTGCTCGGACGCACCGGCGGCGCCCTCCTCACGCTGGTCGCGCTGGCCAGCCTGACGTTTCTGGCGCTGCGCCTTCTGCCGGGCGATCCCGCAGCCCTGGTCCTCGGGGAGCAGGCATCGGAGAGCGATCGCGCGCTCTTGCGCGCAAAGCTCGGCCTCGACCGCTCGCTGCCGGTGCAATACGCGCGCTTCCTCGCGGGCCTCGTGCGGCTCGATCTCGGCGACTCGCTGGCGCGCCCGGGGACGGCTGCCTTCGACGAGGTGGGGCGCGCCCTCGGTCCGACCGCGGCACTGGCGGGCAGCGCCGTCTTGATCGGCGCGCTCGCCGGCATCGCCGCGGCGGTCTTGTGCGTGGGGCCCTGGCTCGGGCCGCGGCGCGAGTGGTTGCACCGCGCCGTGCTCCTGGTGGCGGCGACGCCGCTCCTGGCGTTCGCGCCCCTCGCCACCTTCGTGCTCGCGGTGCGCCTGCGCTGGGTGCCGCTGCCCGGCGATCCGGAGAGCGGCGCGAGCGGCCTGCTCTTCGCGGCCGGACTGCTCTCGCTGCCTCTCGGAGCGCAAGTGGCGCGCATCGGTCGCGCCGCGCTGCTCGATCTCGGGCGCGCGAAGTTCCTGGACGTGGCGGCGGCGAAAGGCGGCTCGGCCTTCCGGGTCTGGGTGGTGCACGCGCTGCCCGCCGCTTCCGCGCCCATCTCGGTGGTGATCGCCGCGCAGCTCGGCGCGCTCCTCGGCGGCGCGGTGGTGCTGGAGCGGCTCTTCGAGCGCCCGGGCCTCGGCACGCTGATGCTGAGCGCCTACGCGGCGCGGGACATCCCGGTGCTCGAGGCCAGCGTGGTCGCGGCGGGCCTGCTCTTCGTCGCGGTGCAGGCGCTGGCCATCGCGGTGCACGCCGCCATCGATCCGCGCGGGAGGGAGCAGTGACCGAGGACCTGCGCACGACCCGGCGGCGCAAGGCGGCTCTGTCGGCGCTGGTCCCCGCGCTGGTCTTGGCCGTCGTCTGCGCGCTCGTCGCGCTCGCGCTCGAGCGCTCGCCGTCGCGCCTGAGCCTCCCGCTCGCCTGGGCTCCGCCCAGCGCCGAACGCCCGCTCGGGTCGGGCGACGCCGGCGTGGATCTGTTGGCCCTGGTCAGCCACGCCACGCTGCGCGCGCTCGCGCTCGCGGCGCTGGTCTCGCTGTTCGGCTTCCTGGTGGGCACGCCGCTCGGGGCCGCGGCGGGCCTCGCGCGCGGACGCTTCGAGCGCTGGACGCTGCGCGCCTGCGATCTGGTGCAGTCGTTCCCGACCTTCCTCCTGGCGCTGGCGGTGCTGTCCGCGGTGAGCACGCCGTCGCGCCTGCACATCGGCCTGGTGTTCTGCGTCACCGCCTGGGCGCCGTTCGCGCGGGTGGCGGCGGCGCAGGCCCGCATCCTGGGCGAGTCGCAGTTCGTCGAGGCTGCCAGGGCGCTCGGGCTCGGTCGCGCCGCCATCGTGCTCGTTCACGTGATCCCGAATTTGCTCGGTCCGGTCGCGGTTCAGATCGGGACCTCGGCCGCCGGCGTGGTGCTCGGCGAGACGGCGCTGGGCTTCGTCGGCCTGGGCCCGCCGGACGGCGTGAGCCTGGGCGCGCTGCTCGAGCAGGGCACGCTGGCGATGTTGCGCGCGCCTCACGTGCTGGGCGTGGGCGTCGTCGCGGTGA contains:
- a CDS encoding ABC transporter permease, whose product is MTERSGGKLHDAFVAAFRLGATVLGRTGGALLTLVALASLTFLALRLLPGDPAALVLGEQASESDRALLRAKLGLDRSLPVQYARFLAGLVRLDLGDSLARPGTAAFDEVGRALGPTAALAGSAVLIGALAGIAAAVLCVGPWLGPRREWLHRAVLLVAATPLLAFAPLATFVLAVRLRWVPLPGDPESGASGLLFAAGLLSLPLGAQVARIGRAALLDLGRAKFLDVAAAKGGSAFRVWVVHALPAASAPISVVIAAQLGALLGGAVVLERLFERPGLGTLMLSAYAARDIPVLEASVVAAGLLFVAVQALAIAVHAAIDPRGREQ
- a CDS encoding ABC transporter permease → MTEDLRTTRRRKAALSALVPALVLAVVCALVALALERSPSRLSLPLAWAPPSAERPLGSGDAGVDLLALVSHATLRALALAALVSLFGFLVGTPLGAAAGLARGRFERWTLRACDLVQSFPTFLLALAVLSAVSTPSRLHIGLVFCVTAWAPFARVAAAQARILGESQFVEAARALGLGRAAIVLVHVIPNLLGPVAVQIGTSAAGVVLGETALGFVGLGPPDGVSLGALLEQGTLAMLRAPHVLGVGVVAVMLVSGTLQLASEGVRRWVHVE